In Sesamum indicum cultivar Zhongzhi No. 13 linkage group LG1, S_indicum_v1.0, whole genome shotgun sequence, the sequence GTCTAAATGCAGAATTCTCAAGCGTTTTAAATGGGAGCTCATCTACAACCAACATATAAGATAAAGCCTCTCTAATTTTCtcttgatcaaatctccaattGACAAGAGGGGCTTCTTTTTCGCCTAaacaaattgattgaaaagaCAATCTCGTCTGATTGGTGGAAACATCATGAGGTTTATTCTTGCAAGATTCAAAGTGGTTCTTTAGAGGCCTAGTTCCATGTACTTTTGGATCGGCTTTGATTTTCCTACTACAATATTTGCATCTAGCCTTttgcactttatttttttcacactaaaatttatgaaaatgatccCACCAAGGTGATCTCGAAGTCACtatcctctttttttttttcttagaatCAAGTGGAATATCGTCCTCATCCTCTGACATATCCATACCCTTATCAACACCAAAGTCAACATGATCACCACTGACCTGATTATGAACCATGTTCATATTTATACCTTGATCTTGAGCATCTGATAAGTCTATAGTAGGTGAAGATTGAGATTTCCAGCCTGTTAGGCATCAATATCATTAAGTCTAACTTGTTGATTTTCTAGCTTAAACTAATACATCTTGAGGAATTATTCATGCAGCACAATACCAGTGAATCTAAGACTTCTTGTCAACTTAAATATGCTCTCAAGTCTCAATACAAACTGCCTTCATTCATCTTATCTCTTTATtctcactatttttttttacttagtCAAAATTGGGCACAGATTCTCCATCACATATAACAAGTGAAGGGGGAATAGACATGAATTTCAATGTCGACACACCCCGAATTTTCAGGCCTTAAAATGGAATCTGGAACTAATTTTGTCTTCAAGAATTGTCCACGTACAAGAATTTTGCAGAATCTTAGCATATAAAATGGAATTCATGTGTGCCTGACTACTTTAGCAAAACAGCAGCAGCAAACAGAGAAGCAACTTCATCACTATTGAAGTTAAGGAAGAAGCTGTTGGTTTACAGCAAAATTGCAGAAACACTATATCATATAAAGATTCCATTATCGTCCGACGACGACAGGCAGCGAATGGTGGCTGGCAGGCTACAGCAGAAACTCGTAAGGGTGAAGACTGTGAGTCTCGTGCGACGGCGACGGCGACGGCGAGAAGGGTCAGCAGTGAGAGAGAGGGAAAATGCAGGCAGTGACTGTGAGAGAAAGGAAGAAGTGAAACGTAGGAgagtgtgagagagagatggagaCGGGATAAACCTTATAAAAATTTCCCCCCTTTTTAAATCAGGTACCCGATCGGGTTAATCTTAAAACCCGAACCCGATCCGATTAAAAATAGGCGGATTTCGATTTATCCGAACCCACCATAAAAACCCTAACAAACCGACTTGTTTTACCCGAACCCgatcgggtcgggtcgggaCCTGATGAACCCGACCCGATTGCCCACCCCTAGATGAGAGCATCTGATCACGTGTTGCTTTAGGGAAAATTACAACTTTCGCCCTATATATAacttatgaattaaattttggttCTAAACAAATTGACTTTTTCAACAAATAGATTGTTTCATCTGGTCTGGAAGTCCCAATTTTAAAGGTCATTgcatgcatttttttcctagaAAAGGATCTATATtgccaaattttcaaaattatagaattaaattataaaaatcaattcgtaaaaaatcaaaattgtcaaagttacagaattaaaattatatattttttatttttttaatctattgtTGTGCACTGTCATCCACACACGCTATGCTGGGATATTGTGATTTGCggtgcttatatatatatatatatatatatatatatatgtattgtaaaatatacaaaGTAGCATTATATCTAATTAGTCTATAGTATTAAGTAATAATAGGatacatttatatttactaattattcatttagttgaattttaaacaatataatattcttgttttataatattatatacatgatATATATTGTTAGATAACAATTCATACATGTAGTTATGtgtatttgaaataaataatttattctgcAAAATAGTTGCAATTATTGagcttttaaatatttttacattatataatttttcgtaaaatgacaaattttaagtattaattaaaaaaagtttatagaATATTTTGCAATAAACATATTGAGTTGGGAAGGtaaatgaaatgattttaaaagataaataggAAAAAGCATTTTTCTCGGTCGAAAAAAAATCGTTTATTAGTGTGGGGGATagaaccaaaattatcaaatttttaaaattataggactaaattataatttcccTATTTTTTAAGATCAGCAAATCAACATGATCCCAACATGGGAGTTTGCGAAGATTGTCCGtattaatctttatttaaatttttcatacattttactcctttttgagaaaataaatacttcaaaaattagagtcataaaattataattttcaagcaCCATAGATCAACATGTCCTCAGCTTAGGGTGTGTTGAGGACAGTGCTTAATAAATAGACTAAAAAAATCTCAtatgttttgttgaaaatttcacaatattttactcttcctagaaaaaataaattaataacgccttttaattgaaaattagaGCCTCagaattatatgttttaagaTTCGCAAATCAACATATCCGCAACAATGAATTTGATGAGAATAGtgattaacaataataaatcttTGTTACTcctcttaaaaaataaataaataaataaagttcataattcaaaaaactAATGCCATGAAAATATTAGTGAGAAGATCATAGTTTTGTTGGGTCAACATCAaagtattatattaaaaaagttttgtATCCTAGAAATTATTGTGGagctctttttatttaattaatacatatttaaaaaaaaaaaaaaaaaaactaaactaGGATATGGGCATTTGTTTAATTCATACATATCCCAAGTATAAATAACTCTTATGGGCATCTCCTTTGGTCGAACAATAATTGGTGTTTTTATAGTTTCTTGAGAGAAAAGATTAATGGATACTCTTTCTTCATCTTTCCTTCAGAATTATTCCTTAAGTCCATTTCTTCCCTTTCAATTCAAGACTCCGATCAGAGCCGACGCTTCTTCTTCTCCCCCCGCAAGAACTCAGCTTCACACCACAAAACAGTCCAAAACCAGCCAAATTACAGGCACCAAAAAGCACTCTAATTTACTTGCAAATCTTTTCAAGTCCTTGGATGGTTTCATATGCAATTTTGTCGACCCTCCTCTTGGCCCCGCCATCGACCCCAAACTCGTCCTCACCGGGAACTATGCTCCAGTGGACGAGCTGCCCCCCACCGTTTGTGAGGTGGAGGAGGGATCCCTTCCGCCATGCCTCGACGGAGCTTACATCCGCAACGGCCCGAATCCTCAGTTCATCCCTCGCGGCCCCTACCACTTCTTCGACGGAGATGGGATGCTTCATTGTATTAGAATCTCCAAAGGCAAACCCACGTTCTGCAGCCGCTATGTCAAGACTTACAAGTACAACATGGAGCGAGAATTTGGGTCGCCCGTTGTAATAAACTACTTTTCCGCCTTCACTAGCCTGCCAGCTTCCGTGGCTCGCTGCGCTGTCTACTTTAGCCGCGTGGTATCTGGGCAATACGACATCCGCCGCGGCACCGGCAATGCGAATACGAGCTTGGCTCACTTCGGCGGAAAACTCTTTGCTCTATGTGAGTCTGATCTTCCATACgcaataaaaataacatcCGATGGGGATATAATCACTTTGGGCCGCGATGAACCTTTCAGTTTGCCGCTAATGTCGATGACGGCACATCCAAAAGTCGACAAAGAAACCGGCGATGTCTTTGCGTTCAGGCAAAGCGTTTTCCGACCATACCTAACATACTTCAGAATCAACGCCGATGGAATCAAGCAAAGGGAAGTGCCGATTCTCTCCATGCCCGAAGCTTCGTTGACCCATGATTTTGTTATTACGAAAAACTACGCTATATTTCCTAATACTCAAATGGAAATCAACCCGAAGGGGATTCTCAAAGGGAAGCAGCTGGCGCTGGTTGATGGAGCGAAAGTGCCGAGGCTGGGGATCATCCCGCGAAACGCGGAGGATGACAGTGGGATGATGTGGATTGAGGTGCCTGGATTGAATCTGTTACACGCGACCAATGCGTGGGAGGACGACGACGGCGACACTGTTGTGGTGGTGGGCCCAAATCTTTTGCAGGTGGAGCATTTTTTGGACCGGATGGATTTGGTTCATTCATCCATGGAAAGAATAGAAATCAATTTGAAGGCGAAGACGGTGGAGAGGCGGCCGGTTTCCCCCAGATGTCTGGAGTTTGCAGTTATCAATCCGGCTTGTGTTGGGAAGAAGACAAAGTACGTGCTGATTTCTAATAAGGATAACATTTGAACttaaatttctgtttttctcagaaatatacatatgatgcactaatatttcaaaatgtgctcaaagaatttgtgaaaaagaatctattagggttaaatacatgtaaaatgatcaaatatcctcataaaaaaacaatttagcAAATTCTCTTCCTAcgtttcaaaaaatgaagcaaattatcctcctatcaataattttgatagggggtaatttgttctattttataaaatatatgggataatttattattttatttttcataaggggtttCAATGGTTTTGATAGGAGgtaatttgttgttttccaAAACATAGGAgataattgctattttttttttagctcattttttataaattgcatttttttccgaATCTTTTAAACCCAAAacttatatttgtaatttatgtagtacaaaatacaaaagattaaaaaaaaaaaaactcgtaATATTAAGTATGaaacaatttatataacgacatattttaaatgaattaagtaTGTTATTTCGTTTCGTATGTTCTttgttttacataattaagtccatttgtaaattttttcattttttttttttacaattattgacagaaaaatgaatcaatatttgtattataaacGACCTAAATATTATGACAATAAATCTATCATGGTTTTCATCTATGATTAACGTTTTAACTTTCCGTCAGATCTAAATAATGTCACTGCCCAAccatagttaattaattaacgaataaatattcattataattttttatttttaattgcggtaattaacaatatttaacaaaaaattctatttatgtCTGTTTTTCGATTTAATTTCACACGTATGCAGATATTTATATGCGGCGGATGGCTGGCCATTTGCAAGCTCAGGGTTGGTGAAGATAGACCTATCACTTTCTACGGCTAACTCCGATGACTGCGTGGTGGCTAGTCGACTATACGGTCCCAACTGCTACGGCAGTGAGCCATTTTTCGTGGCAAGAGAGCCCAACAATCCGGCGGCGGAGGAAGACGACGGGTACTTAGTAACTTACGTACATAACGAAAATACGAAAGAATCAAAGTTTTTGGTGATGGATGCGAAATCCCCTAATCTTGAAATCGTTGCTTCCGTAAAGCTGCCACAAAGGGTGCCCTACGGTTTTCATGGACTCTTTGTGAGGGAAGATGAGCTCCAAAAACTCCAATAAAAAtgtgtatttgtgtgtgaAATTTTACTTTCAGTTACAGTTTGTGTATCTTAGGAACATACTAGATTAGGGTTTGATTCGATTCTAAGTTTGAGTTTGAATAAGCTGAATTACTAATGAGCTGAGCTcaaaattgatgtttattATATGAGTTAATTCAAAcgtcaatattaatttttttccaaactcGAGCTTAGATCTGGTTCATCAAGTTTGGTCCGATTAAATCTGACATAAACAAAAGCACCCCTGACATGAATGATTATCAAATTCTAGATCTAAGTTTCTTTAAAGAATTTAAGCTATTCTATATCTAGAGttgaaaaatactaaaactACTTAAATTAGTATATAGTTAAACCAAAcattaggaaaaagtattattctAGTTcactaagtatgtctaattttaattttagttcgataactatgtccatttttgtttaggtccagtaacttacgaaattgcttatgTTTAATCCTCTTgtagattttcggataattttacccctaggagtgcatatggactaaaactgcctttcaaaagttgcatagaggtaaaattgtccgaaaatctgccagagaactaaaagtaagcaatttcgtaagttattggacctaaacaaaaatagacatagttattggattaaaattaaaattaggcaatatttagcggactaaaataatacttttcccccAAACATTATACTATTTGCAAAGTCATATTTCTTAATCTCAtggctaaattatttttttagtcttataaaataagataaaatatgtTTTGGTATCATAACTAtgacatataatattttcagtcccataaaacttaaaatcacgtttctttagtttaaaaaaaatgtgattttggaCTTTTCGGTTCCAAAATTACAATGTCTTTTAGTTctaaataatatctttttagtCTCAAACCACAAGGCACGTGactttttgggactaaaaagatatgattataaattttatgagactaaaagcgATACATATCATAGTTGTGAAAcacttattttatgggactaaaaaaatattttgcccgCAAAATCatgtattagaaaattaattctttaaatcaatttatttatttgttgcaTCAATGAATATATAgtttctttttatgaaaaatggaatattttttatcttcgGAGCCCTCAATTAATGCACAATTTAATATCAAGATTTTTTAATCACATCTATTATCAAGAGTCATTTAATGATGGGACATACAAATAAAAGTTCATAATATacgtacacacacacatgaatatctgttaatttatatgtatattaaatttctgaaattttatgtttaattgaCCTAAAACATGTGCTACGTACATAATCCAAGACGCGTGTAATAGAAAACAACGGCACGATCATACAACTCagctctctctatatatataaatgatgatatagattaagtaaaaaattaaagctggactttgaataaaatacaaaaataatttaattccaactGCTTATCACATGGTGTGTTTCTAATTGCTACTTTGTGCTTCacgcttttatttttaactatgcacgattatatatatatatatatatatatatataggataaatATCAGTTTCAGTCCCTCAAGCATGTCAGTACTTATTCAAACTTCATCCTCATATTTTTTCCTCGTcaaatttagtcctttaagtttAAAGATTTCATCAACTTTGGTCCTTCcgttaaaaattcattaattttaatggatttgctttaaaaaaaaaaaaaatgggtaaTACATATATTGATGGCTACAGCCTAGTAGATTATGGTCCATTCACAACTCAAAAGGCCCCAAGCTCTACTTGCCTGCCCCGATGCTCACAAAAGGAGAAGCCTAGCTCTGGAAGCCCACTCTTTGCGGCCCAAATACCAAACAAGCAGCCCTATTTTCACTTACACGTCATCCGCTGATGCACGTGGCGCACATTAAGATTTTGCGTGTATACCCCCATTTTTTACCAACCTGGAACACACGTGGCAGGAAGGCTTCTCTCAAGAACCGAGACTTTCACATGACAGACTCTAGTGGACTAGGAGTCCCTCTCCATCTCGGACTCTCTCCCTCACCTAAATAATGATCTTAACAGCATGATCCATGAATAAACATGACTCAATCGAGCTCTATCCTAACCACTACTATCTATTTCCCCTGAAGGTAGGGAGCACCATTAGTTCCCTGGTTGTGAATGACTCCCTTCTATAAATATGGGATGCACCCCCAAGCAGAAGGGGTCTCTCATGCTACGGAAACTTGCTATCACTCTGTCACGCTTCTATCACTTTCACATACAtgatcttttatttcttcattatttCATCTCGttcttctaatattttttgctattttcaatcattatttttcaaatttggtactaacttaagtatcggAGTGCTAACAAGAGCTTTCACTCAACTAGCCCAATTCAATATTAAGATTCGAGAACTTTGGACTCGTGCTAAAATCGCACTCATCAATTGGAGCCATTTGAAGGAAACTTGAATTAAAGGCGTGAGATACCATGGAGATCCCCAGCAATCCTGCTAACAAGCAGAAGACCTTGGAGGTACCCAACAATAATCAGTCCCTGCAGGTTGTTGTAGGGGCCTCCCTAACACCAATAGGAGGGTTCACCCAGCCTTCCCAACTTCGATGTTGTCTCCTAAAGTGACGAGGCCGTTAGCTAATCCTCCAAGGCGGAGCACCTCCTCTGACACCACATCAAGCGAACTTTCTGCAGCCTTCCTAGGTGCGATCCAACAAGTGGTTGCAGCGACCGTGCGGGAGCAGATGGCGATACTAGTTCCTGCCCGTTCAGCCCCTACACTGGAAGCAGACACCCTTTAAGGAGGAACGGAAGGAAGTCTCCTAAGAGAAGGCGCTGCTACAGCAGGGGCCCTGCCTACCATGGTATAGGGGCTCCTTCCAGTAAATCCACCAGAGGTCCCCCCCAACAGTGGCTAGCTCGCTTGAAGTGCCTTCAAAAAGGCCTCCAAGATGTACAACACCGGATAGCGGGAATTCCAGGAGAAGGATTGCAAGATATCTGCTTCATAGACGTTGTGATGGCGGAcgaattttctaaaatatgtatacaattttttatttttgttcaaattttgtatgtatcTTACGCAATttagtatgaaattttatgcaattttctgaaaaatatgtgtgtaattttctgaaattgtttttcaattttttaaaatatttatgcattaaaattttatgtatttttatttttttttaataaaatatgtttgtattttctgaaaaatgtGTGTCTTTAtgaaatatgtatgtatttttttgaaattttaaaaaataaaaaaaaataagataattcagagaaaaaagaaaattaagaaaagtgTTGTGTTGTAGttttattttaggaaaaatatcaGGATTTAGgtgcatatttttataaaaattattggattTAGTGTATTCaattatagtataattaattgttaacaTTTGCAGTAAAGAAAACTTGATTAGTGGAAGAAAGAAGTGTAGAGATGTACATCAACGTCTTCTAACTAActcatcaaataataagaaaaatatcatctaattatctaaaataacaGAGTACAACGGATAGTGAGAATCGCATGCTCAAAAACATGACTTTAGCCTTAGCCTACTCACTCTGTTATTCTTCCTTTCTTCATGCTCTGTTTCTCTGCTACTTCGCCTGTCATAACTCTTCTGCCGCTTTGTGCCCAGCAATTAATTCTTCAACTAgttatcattaataatatattttaagataatttaaaataaataaaattttaatattatatatttatatcattaaagtaattaaagttttgaataatatacaattaatttaatatactttataataagttaatatatatatataatataaatataacataaaatatcagaaatataatcaaaataatatacaatacAAGAAACTATTATCAGGGCACATATTTTATGAAcattatactattatatatatatatatatttataatgtagatatataatagtataatttttcaataatttttaataccgTAATTTTTTACGTTATAGATCCATGAGATCAATTATTAACCCTTTTTGGGACATGGACAAGGACCTGATTGTAGCCACGGTCATGGCCCCGCCCAGTCCTGCTCCCGATGTTGATGCAGAAGCACTGTTGCAACCACCCTCACCACCCCTGCCATCTAAGCTTGCATCGGTGCCACAGACCACGGCCCATCGACCGTGGACAGAACCACCACCACTACCAATACCATCACTTTCTGCCCGTCACTATATCAGCCTCACGATGCGAGGTAACGAAAATAATTttgcttaaattattttcattgcATGTTTCTACATgtacttttaataattacttatattttcaaattggGGGGAGATTTCCACATGGCCACCATTATCCTCATCCCTAGCGATGTATACCACAAATTCCACAGCAGCACCAACTCTTCTAGTTCAATAATATGAAggtaataattatacaaacttttaaattatattttcaaatgtaaACCTGAACATGTTTATTAATTACCGATTTGTTTTTGACTATGTGAATTTTCAGCTAACTTACTGGTGGGACTTATATTgtttaactatatattaatattacaaataaacatagaaaatttttcatcacAGTAAAGAAATCCTTCTTTCGAGGCTccaagataaagaaaaaattctttccTTACGAattttgcattaaaaaaaGGGGGATTCTTGTTTGCAAAAACGATTCCCTTCTATTTATACTCTTTCGAATAACGGGAAGACTCAATCGTGTTGCGAAAGGAGACGCGGCTGTGGTGAGAAGACAATTATCTCGCTTGCAATCGTATCTGGTcggaattaaatatatgtacagTGTTATCCAATATTGTAATCAATAATCATCGTTGATCAACATGAAGAATATACGACCCTATTAGAGTGTGTCACTTGGGaattccaaaaatttatttaatcgaTACAAATTGTGACTATAATCATGCAGAGAAGACAGATCCATGTTCAAGGTGTTCAAGATGCAAGGCGATAAGTTCCTATAGAAGCGATTCACGGACCTTAGAGTTCAATAGTCTTGGTAGTCGTAGTTGGCCCAATCAAATTTGGCGCCAGTTATTGGAGTATTGGGTGAGTCCAGACTTTAAGGCCGTCGCAGCTAAAATTAAGGCCAATTGGGTGGCGACATCTACCATCCATCGTAGGGAATCGTCCTCCTCTGGGATACACAGAAGATGCTAAgtgtcttctttttcttttgttagttTTGAAGCTATTAAGATTAACTAATCActtacatatattttcaatttttgaacaaaaacTAGGTCGACATGTCAAGCAGATTGAAATGTTCTCCAGATTATACATGAAAAGGACGACAGGCATTGAAGTTGCCCGAGGGCAGAGGAAGTTGTTGTAAGTAAtttatagatttattttttcaatactagttaaatcttttttttactaattaccTAACCCGTTTCACATGAGATGTTTCTGGAGATGCTGAAGGAACAACGGGCCAAGGCACCTACCAATGCACAAGAGCCTCCGACCTCTTTCCAGAGCTCGACGGCCATGATTGAGCAACAGTTGTGGATATCGACAGTGGGCAGTCGAAAGAGGGATCGTGTCTTTGGTCTAGTTTCGAGGTCCACAACACTCTTGCTAAACCATCACAACCCAACAACTTGCGTACGGCTACACCATTTGCACCACCGCTACCAAGTATCGATAATTGGGCCACGAGGCTCAAGGAAGTGTTGGACCGTATTATGCACACCAGGACGTCCAGGCTCCAACTAATATCTGGActgtgacgccccaaagattataatacataattgtcggattaattgataaatctttatgaaacttagttaatagtaaataaagtatagattgaaaatgaaatataataaaacttgaacggagtAAATTAGAGTtcgttatatatatatgctatggactatttgtgtgtgtgtgtgtgggacaTAATCCAACAAATAGTCCATAGCAGATTGCGTCCTTTTTAAGATTAGTTGATGAGATAAATATGCACTAAAATATCTTATCGTCAGTTGATAAGATGACAGACTTAAAAAGAGAATTTGGAGTGGATTACAAGTCCCAGTGACTCTACTATAAATCAAGAACCCACAAACTTAATTGATACatcaatttattatacttCCCCAGTCATATACATTATCCGACATCCCAAAATACTATTAGTAGTTGAAAACCACCAAACAGGTCCAACGATTTAAACTGCGGATATTGAAAAAGATACTAGTTGCCTTCTCTTGACAAACGAAAAATCACTGAAACAAAGAGTCGGTGAGACCCGCTCGTGAAAGCCAAATCCGATCACGTTACAAGGCACAACCTGAAAAGAAAGTCCAATCGTAATGCAAATCAtacaaatttaacaaaattgataTTCTGATCCCAGAATTAAAAAacatgtgttttttttaaataatttgccTAGAAAGTcaataaagaatttaattaaaatgttgTTAGATTCATTTCATAATCATCATCATGATCACTACCATCATCATTTAGTAGATGATCCAGCAGAGTAGAACAGATAGTCACGGATTTGATAATCAAAaccaaaaagtttaaattatacagTTGACTCGGGAGGGGCTTAATTACCATGTTACGCCAACTcatttactattaattaactcatgattAATTAAGAGTGAGATCCGATAAGTACGATCCTTAATCCACTTATATTAACGGactacataaaaataaaggagAAGACGATTTTGGGATCCAAATTTACtgtgaataaatttaaaattatgagttttaattgagtcttatcaaatttgtgagtatttattttttaaattctttattatatgaatGTATCACGTTGCTTC encodes:
- the LOC105161870 gene encoding probable carotenoid cleavage dioxygenase 4, chloroplastic, with translation MDTLSSSFLQNYSLSPFLPFQFKTPIRADASSSPPARTQLHTTKQSKTSQITGTKKHSNLLANLFKSLDGFICNFVDPPLGPAIDPKLVLTGNYAPVDELPPTVCEVEEGSLPPCLDGAYIRNGPNPQFIPRGPYHFFDGDGMLHCIRISKGKPTFCSRYVKTYKYNMEREFGSPVVINYFSAFTSLPASVARCAVYFSRVVSGQYDIRRGTGNANTSLAHFGGKLFALCESDLPYAIKITSDGDIITLGRDEPFSLPLMSMTAHPKVDKETGDVFAFRQSVFRPYLTYFRINADGIKQREVPILSMPEASLTHDFVITKNYAIFPNTQMEINPKGILKGKQLALVDGAKVPRLGIIPRNAEDDSGMMWIEVPGLNLLHATNAWEDDDGDTVVVVGPNLLQVEHFLDRMDLVHSSMERIEINLKAKTVERRPVSPRCLEFAVINPACVGKKTKYLYAADGWPFASSGLVKIDLSLSTANSDDCVVASRLYGPNCYGSEPFFVAREPNNPAAEEDDGYLVTYVHNENTKESKFLVMDAKSPNLEIVASVKLPQRVPYGFHGLFVREDELQKLQ